The Arachis ipaensis cultivar K30076 chromosome B10, Araip1.1, whole genome shotgun sequence DNA window TTCTTGTGCTCAATTTCATATTCAAATAAATGTATCACATACTTCTCTCCCATCCATATCCTCTCTTCTTGTTTCCTCTTCTCATCCTGATCAATGTAAGATAATCATTAGATTTATATAAACTATAAGACTTTAATTGttataaaatctgaattttatatTATCatctaataataaaatctaaattgGACCTTGAGAAACATTTCCAAAGGTACATCAAATACAGCTTCTACTTCAGCAGGGTTTGGAGCTGGCTTGAATGCTTTTTTGTCATGAAGTATGCCAATGACAGGAACCACTATTATGAGGTACTGCAAAGGAaacaaaaactaatgaaaatacaACATAGATTAAACAACCAATCTGCATTTTCTGAAAGATTATTAACTCTTttacatcataaaatatttacaaGTCTTGAAAGCTTCGCAGACTTTGACCAAATATTGAACAAATGAAAACAAGAAACTAAGGGTGAACTCTCATGAATGTCATTTCTTTGAACATCAGAGATCAAAGGGAATTCATACCTTAGAGAAGAATGGTTCAAGAAATGTAACAACATCAACAAGTTGAGGGTCCAACCCAACTTCCTCCATTGCCTCTCTTTTTGCAGTGTCTCCATCATCATTATCACCTTCTTCTGCCTTACCACCAGGCAAGGCCACTTCACCTGCAAGTGATATAGTCCCTCATGATAGATATATTTTTGAATAActataagaaaataaatatatacCCTTTATTAATATATGTTAGCTTTTGGTCTAGTGGTAAGCATTTTTTGATGATTTTGAAGTCCTGTTTAGTCACTTTCCTCTTTTTTGAAAAGCAAACATGATCACATAAGTGTCCTTCCATATTGTGTGACAAACTGAGCTTACCTGAGTACATAGAGAGCTTGGAAGATCGCTTGGTGAGGATCACTCGTAGTTCCCCTGCGTCGCCTTCGAAGATGCAGATCAAAACAGCAGCTCTCTTGAATCTAAATTCTCCTTGGTTTTGAGCAATTGCAGTGGCTGATTCCGGGAAACCGACTCGGGAAACAACCTTGCCTTTGCTTTCTTCCATGATCTTTTCTAACATGTCCTCAGAGAATGGTGGGGGCTTGTGAAGTCTGAGCCGTTGTGCCAAGGCTAGGAGCCTCTTCTGTCCTCCATTGTTATTGGAAGGATCCATGAACTTTGAGGGGGAGAGAAAGAAGCTATGCTGATGCTATTTCAAAATGGAAACCATGAATGTTAGTTAAGTAGCACTACCATAATATCATAAATGTGCTGAAAGCCTGAAACTGTAGAAATTGATGAAATTTTATGGTAGCTTTGATTGGATGATCTCAATGGAAACCTGTTTTTGGAGACAAATATTAATTTTCTTTAAAGTACAAAAAAGTGTCATAAGAAAACCACCGACATCTAAATTTTATTACGGTGCCAAATTGCCATTAGTTTGAGCTTAGTTGTTTATGATTGATCATGAATAATGAgaaattaaatgcaagaaactttCCAGCTACCGAAGGAATTGGAATGCTGAATATGAATGTAGTACTGAGTATTTTCAATTCAAACGATTCTCTAATATCTTCTAGTTTAGAAAATATTCTTGATACTGCCTCATTCGCTTGATATCACATGAAAATTCTTACCTTCTGACCAGATTTGTGGTTTTAAAGTTGAGTTGTACAACTTTTACAAGATTTGAAATCCCAAGATTCAGAACTGATCTAGTACATATAAAAGTCTAAATTTACAGTATGATCAATAATGTTATTGTATCCTATAATGATGTCAATCATTTGGTGAGAAACATTCAtgatttttatttcatttattttattttatttattcatgaTTGAACTACTAGTATCTTTATTGCAAAGGTAGGCTACAGCCTCCATCCTATTACCCTATTGAGTAGACACTGGCCACCATTTTTGTGAACCTAAACCATGCATGTATACATTCACAGTACTCAAATAAGTTGCATTGTTGACATTGAATGGCATGGTGGCAATTTCGCACCCTTTTCATATAAATAGACAATAAAGTTAGATCGGTGGCAGTTTGGCATATTAATgattattctattttttcttttgtctGATTATTAATGGAAGGCAACAAGGCCTGAAGAAGATCACACCCCTGATTATTATCTCACATGAAAGTGAAAATGGAGTAACCATGGTGATAAAGTAATAAGAATTTAACAATGACATGTAACATAATATAACACTGTATCACAAAAATGGAACCAACATGTAAGATAAGCACATctgaaaatgataataataaaccAAACTAACAATGGTcccatcttaaaatttttatattacaaCAGCAGATGGGGGAATATCAGATACTGTTCCTATCTACAATGTGTCTCTTGGTTGAATATACAAGACTGAGAAAGATAAACAAAAGGAAAAGCAATCAACAAACCACACCCAAATGCTGGTCCATTAACCCATTCTCCAGATTGTTCTGAATTTGTCACTTTTTCATATGCACAAATTGAAGCAATCCAATGAATAAATAACATAACTTTTTTTTACTTTCACTTAATGCACATCAACAAATTGAACTCAATTTTAAACAGCTCAAGTTCAATAGGCTTGATACTTAGAGCTTGCACGCTTTGCCTTAGCAACCACTAGTGAGAACTCACTGCACTTTTCTGCACCACAGTTACAGTTTTTTCTGTTGTTGGGTATGACAATCTCCTAGCTTTTGCAGACCCTTTAGCATTTGCCAAAGGAGGGGTCCCTTTTGGATTGGTGGAAGCTGGTTTTGCCAAAACAGGTGTTTTTGGTGTTGATGTCTTCTTATCCTTCTTATTCTGAGCTTTCTTTGCATCACTGGACACAGTGGTAACACGGCTTTCCCACGGCCGAGCAGCGATCCAGCGTGCCTTCCAGCTCCAACCCCAATTAGCTTTACCAAGTTCACAGTTTCCTAGCCCTTGGCTCTGACTACAGTTGGCCCTCCACTATGATTCACAAGAAATTCATTTGACTTTCAGTCTGAACATGCAAAACTAGATAATGGGACATTTCTTAAGATCATAACATACCTGATGAGAAAAAGCATATGCCATAGCTCTTTCACGCTTGACAGCTGCTTCTTCTCTCTGATGTATCCTTCCAACAACTTCCTCCATGGTTTCAGAACCACTACACCATTCAACCTGTAATTTGATACATTAACTGAATTGATTCAAACAA harbors:
- the LOC107622079 gene encoding nudix hydrolase 15, mitochondrial-like, giving the protein MDPSNNNGGQKRLLALAQRLRLHKPPPFSEDMLEKIMEESKGKVVSRVGFPESATAIAQNQGEFRFKRAAVLICIFEGDAGELRVILTKRSSKLSMYSGEVALPGGKAEEGDNDDGDTAKREAMEEVGLDPQLVDVVTFLEPFFSKYLIIVVPVIGILHDKKAFKPAPNPAEVEAVFDVPLEMFLKDEKRKQEERIWMGEKYVIHLFEYEIEHKKYLIWGLTAGMLIRAASVVYQRPPAFLELNPIMIPRDVTKDTLIH